A DNA window from Alligator mississippiensis isolate rAllMis1 chromosome 11, rAllMis1, whole genome shotgun sequence contains the following coding sequences:
- the LOC132244078 gene encoding olfactory receptor 2T27-like yields the protein MKSGNETSSADFILLGLLSRTNVHIFSLALILLAFITAVSGNALLILLIHVDSSLHTPMYFFLSQLAFMDICQTLIVVPKMAAGFQSAGNPISPVACGAQIFLSLTVGVSECLLLAVMAYDRYAAICNPLQYPVLLSRKVCLGLTSGVWIAASADALILAASTMQLSYCGSKEINHFFCEVPALLKLSCSDTSRYETLVFVTSVVLLPIPSSIIVASYARILAAVLRMNSTKQRKALATCSSHLTVVGIYYGAGIFMYMRPTSYHSPEEDKIVSLFYTVVTPVLNPLIYSLRNKDVLGSLRKLFGKCRAFQQN from the coding sequence atgaagagtgGGAACGAAACTTCTTCGGCAGACTTCATTCTGCTGGGACTCCTGAGCCGGACCAATGTACACATTTTCTCTCTGGCTCTGATCTTATTAGCTTTCATCACTGCTGTGTCTGGAAATGCTCTCCTCATACTTCTAATCCATgtggattcctcccttcacacccccatgtactttttcctcagcCAATTGGCCTTCATGGACATCTGTCAGACTCTGATTGTTGTtcccaaaatggcagcaggcTTTCAGAGTGCAGGCAACCCCATTTCTCCAGTTGCCTGTGGGGCTCAGATTTTCCTCTCTCTGACTGTGGGTGTGTCGGAGTGCCTTCTTCTGGCAGTCATGGCTTATGACAGGTATGCAGCCATTTGCAACCCCTTGCAATACCCCGTCCTCCTGAGCAGGAAAGTCTGCCTGGGCCTGACAAGTGGGGTCTGGATTGCAGCATCTGCAGATGCCTTGATTCTTGCAGCTTCTACAATGCAGCTTTCCTACTGTGGCTCTAAAGAGATTAACCACTTCTTTtgtgaggtcccagccctgctcaaattgtcctgctctgacacatccCGATATGAAACTCTGGTGTTCGTGACTAGCGTTGtccttctccccatcccctcttctATCATCGTAGCCTCTTATGCTCGCATCCTTGCTGCAGTCCTAAGGATGAATTCAACCAAACAGCGGAAAGCTCTGGCCACTTGTTCCTCCCATCTGACTGTAGTGGGCATATACTATGGGGCAGGcatcttcatgtacatgagacccaCCTCCTACCACTCACCAGAGGAAGACAAGATTGTGTCTCTATTTTACACTGTTGTCACCCCAGTACTAAAtccactcatctacagcctgagaaacaaggacgTCTTAGGTTCCCTAAGAAAGCTGTTTGGGAAATGCAGAGCCTTCCAACAAAATTGA